The proteins below are encoded in one region of Geomonas ferrireducens:
- a CDS encoding tetratricopeptide repeat protein codes for MAKKASAAAKTPAAPSTPNASNAPSPGQWLNKAPVHIILILLVALAGYANTFGVPFVFDDQTSIIDNQAIRDVGRFLSGDGFAYNPRRFLGYLTLALNYHFSALEPAGYHAVNLAIHVACGWVVYALCRVTLATPFFRAKSLPRSATATIPLLAALLFVAHPVQTQAVTYVVQRLASLATLFYLAALLCYAKGRVLQEESGNTFPARGVVFFLLALIAALAAFATKEIAATLPLALLLYDFSFFGKGMKKRYLLVAASALCIAAIAVAVATAERPIGELISDISRATRETQQVSRLDYLLTQFSVIVTYLRLLILPVAQNVDYDFPIYSTFLTPPVFLSFLVLALLFALALYLYRFSAPACDAAEEKGRGGYLRLIGFGILWFFLTLSVESSFIPISDVIFEHRLYLPCFGAFLAFASVFAMVFEKTASSTRVAVAAFVVLALTVTTWQRNSVWGDSVTLWSDNAAKSPNKWRPQNNLARALLKENRVNEAFAAGSSAVRLAPESYEAHNVLATVYEKMGALDAAIEQYRLSVAANPNYVIALSNLGAALQKKGALAEATACFKKAVELDGANMVAHNNLAGALLQQGNLEEARQHVLEAGRLDPAALEPRVNLAAITEAAGDFDGAIRMYQEIAGQNPGYAFARYRLAGAYYRKKEMEKAIGCYQEVVRLDPAYVPAYLDMGRAYAALRQIDKALEQFQQARRVAPQNQEAAQLEAKTLQFLQAVRR; via the coding sequence ATGGCAAAAAAGGCTTCCGCAGCAGCAAAGACCCCTGCAGCCCCCTCCACACCGAACGCTTCAAACGCTCCCAGCCCGGGACAGTGGCTGAACAAGGCCCCGGTGCACATCATCCTCATTCTCCTGGTCGCGCTGGCGGGTTACGCGAACACCTTCGGGGTTCCCTTCGTCTTCGACGACCAGACTTCCATCATCGACAACCAGGCGATCAGGGACGTCGGGAGGTTTCTCTCCGGAGACGGGTTCGCCTACAACCCGCGGCGCTTTTTGGGGTACCTGACCCTCGCTCTCAACTACCATTTCTCGGCGCTCGAGCCGGCCGGCTATCACGCGGTCAACCTTGCCATCCACGTCGCCTGCGGCTGGGTCGTGTACGCTCTTTGCCGGGTCACGCTCGCGACCCCTTTCTTCCGCGCCAAGTCGCTGCCGCGTTCGGCCACCGCGACGATTCCGCTTTTGGCCGCGCTGCTCTTTGTGGCGCACCCGGTCCAGACCCAGGCGGTGACCTACGTGGTGCAGCGCCTGGCATCGCTTGCCACCCTTTTCTACCTTGCCGCTCTTCTTTGTTACGCGAAGGGGAGGGTGCTGCAGGAGGAAAGCGGCAACACCTTCCCGGCACGCGGCGTGGTTTTCTTTCTGCTCGCCCTGATTGCCGCACTCGCCGCATTCGCCACCAAGGAGATCGCCGCGACGCTTCCCCTGGCGCTTTTGCTCTACGATTTCTCCTTCTTCGGCAAGGGAATGAAAAAACGCTACCTGCTTGTCGCCGCGTCCGCCCTCTGCATCGCGGCAATTGCTGTGGCCGTTGCCACCGCGGAGCGCCCTATCGGGGAGCTCATCTCTGACATCTCCCGCGCCACCAGGGAGACCCAGCAAGTGTCCCGCCTGGACTACCTGCTGACCCAGTTCAGCGTGATCGTCACCTATCTGAGGCTCCTGATCCTGCCGGTCGCCCAGAACGTGGACTACGATTTCCCGATCTACAGCACCTTCCTCACTCCGCCGGTATTCCTCTCCTTTCTCGTGCTGGCGCTTCTCTTCGCCCTGGCGCTGTACCTGTACCGTTTTTCCGCGCCCGCCTGCGACGCGGCCGAAGAGAAGGGGAGGGGAGGGTACTTAAGGCTCATCGGTTTCGGCATCCTCTGGTTCTTCCTGACCCTCAGCGTGGAGTCGAGTTTCATCCCGATTTCCGACGTCATCTTCGAGCATCGGCTCTACCTTCCCTGTTTCGGTGCCTTCCTGGCCTTCGCCTCCGTTTTCGCCATGGTCTTCGAGAAAACCGCTTCCTCGACGCGCGTTGCCGTCGCCGCTTTCGTGGTGCTGGCGCTCACTGTCACGACCTGGCAGCGAAACAGCGTATGGGGGGACAGCGTCACCCTTTGGAGCGACAATGCGGCAAAATCCCCGAATAAGTGGCGCCCGCAAAACAACCTCGCTCGTGCGCTTCTCAAGGAAAACAGGGTGAACGAGGCCTTCGCCGCCGGTTCCAGCGCGGTCAGGCTCGCTCCGGAGAGTTACGAGGCGCACAACGTCCTCGCGACGGTGTACGAGAAGATGGGGGCGCTGGATGCCGCGATCGAGCAGTATCGCCTTTCCGTCGCTGCCAACCCGAACTACGTCATCGCCCTCAGCAACTTGGGCGCTGCCCTGCAGAAAAAGGGGGCGCTGGCGGAGGCGACCGCCTGTTTCAAAAAGGCCGTCGAGCTTGACGGTGCCAACATGGTCGCTCACAACAACCTGGCGGGCGCGCTCTTGCAGCAGGGGAATCTCGAGGAGGCGAGGCAGCACGTACTGGAGGCAGGACGTCTTGATCCTGCCGCCCTGGAGCCGCGCGTGAACCTCGCCGCCATCACGGAGGCGGCCGGCGACTTCGACGGGGCGATAAGGATGTACCAGGAGATCGCCGGTCAAAACCCAGGGTATGCTTTTGCACGGTACCGGCTGGCGGGCGCTTACTACCGCAAGAAGGAGATGGAAAAGGCGATCGGCTGCTATCAGGAGGTGGTGCGCCTGGACCCGGCTTACGTCCCGGCTTACCTCGATATGGGGCGCGCCTATGCGGCGCTCAGGCAGATCGACAAGGCGCTGGAGCAGTTCCAGCAGGCGCGCCGGGTCGCTCCCCAGAATCAGGAAGCGGCGCAGCTGGAAGCGAAGACCCTTCAGTTCCTGCAGGCGGTACGGCGCTAG
- a CDS encoding 4Fe-4S dicluster domain-containing protein encodes MTKRVTLDGYHRLMRRVNLFPQGAPDSELLLRIFSILCSEEEALLLSRLPLRPFTAAKAGRILGLSTEAARTQLERLAARSLLLDIEREDRTVYLLPPPMAGFFEFSLMRVRPELDQKGLAGLFFNYINVEDAFIRDLFAGGETSLGRVMVNEEAIPDEKACQVLDYERASEVIKSASHIAVGLCYCRHKMLQLERACQAPLDICMTLNLAAQSLLRHGAAREVDRAEGLDLLQKARDLNLVQCADNVQRQVNFICHCCACCCEAMIATRRLAIPNAMYSTNFVQTTDAAHCTGCGRCAAVCPVGVISMEADGEAERTPRGAKELCLGCGVCVRSCPAGAVSLEPRERRILTPVNTAHRLVLMAIERGKLQNLIFDNQAFLSHRTMAALLGAILRLPPVKRLMASEQLKSRYLERLLSEVEVDRFSD; translated from the coding sequence ATGACCAAGCGCGTGACACTGGACGGCTACCATCGCCTGATGCGGCGGGTGAACCTGTTCCCGCAGGGGGCACCCGATTCGGAGCTCCTGCTCAGGATTTTCTCGATCCTGTGCAGCGAGGAGGAGGCTCTTTTGCTGAGCCGGCTCCCGCTCCGGCCGTTCACCGCTGCGAAGGCTGGGCGGATCCTGGGCCTTTCCACCGAGGCGGCGCGCACGCAGCTGGAGCGGCTCGCGGCGCGATCGCTGCTTTTGGACATCGAGCGGGAGGACAGGACGGTCTACCTCCTCCCTCCTCCGATGGCGGGGTTCTTCGAGTTTTCGCTGATGCGGGTGCGCCCGGAACTGGACCAGAAGGGGCTTGCCGGCCTTTTCTTCAATTACATAAACGTCGAGGACGCCTTCATCCGCGACCTCTTCGCCGGTGGGGAGACTTCGCTTGGCAGGGTGATGGTGAACGAGGAGGCGATCCCCGATGAGAAGGCGTGCCAGGTGCTCGATTACGAACGGGCAAGCGAGGTGATCAAGAGCGCAAGCCACATCGCGGTGGGACTTTGCTACTGCCGCCACAAGATGCTCCAGTTGGAGCGGGCCTGCCAGGCGCCGCTGGACATCTGCATGACGCTGAACCTCGCGGCCCAATCGCTGCTCAGGCACGGGGCGGCACGGGAGGTGGACCGGGCCGAGGGGCTCGATCTTCTGCAAAAGGCCCGCGACCTGAACCTCGTGCAGTGTGCGGACAACGTGCAGCGTCAGGTGAACTTCATCTGCCACTGCTGCGCCTGCTGCTGCGAGGCGATGATCGCCACGCGTCGGCTCGCCATCCCCAACGCCATGTACAGCACGAACTTCGTGCAGACCACCGACGCGGCGCACTGCACCGGCTGCGGCAGGTGCGCGGCGGTATGTCCGGTGGGGGTCATCAGCATGGAGGCAGATGGGGAGGCAGAAAGAACGCCCCGGGGGGCGAAGGAACTCTGCCTCGGGTGCGGGGTATGCGTGCGCAGCTGCCCTGCGGGCGCCGTCTCGCTGGAGCCGCGGGAAAGACGTATCCTCACCCCCGTCAACACCGCGCACCGGCTGGTCCTCATGGCCATCGAGCGTGGCAAACTGCAAAACCTCATCTTCGACAACCAGGCGTTTCTCAGCCACCGCACCATGGCGGCGCTCCTGGGCGCCATCCTGAGGCTCCCCCCGGTTAAAAGGCTCATGGCGAGCGAGCAGTTGAAGAGCCGCTACCTGGAGCGGCTGTTAAGTGAGGTCGAAGTCGACCGCTTCTCCGACTAG